In a genomic window of Petrotoga mexicana DSM 14811:
- the fliW gene encoding flagellar assembly protein FliW: MIKEYETKLGSVKIDTERTIIFEYGIPGFENLKQFVLLEPEDTYPIMWLASLEDKNVAFPVTFPQLIRNDYQFTLPQDLTEYLELEKPEDAIILSILTIPEKEDEITINLAAPIIVSQKNHKGVQYLIENGEYKIRHLLKEELERSNAILSVQEDGE; encoded by the coding sequence ATGATAAAAGAGTATGAAACGAAGTTGGGAAGTGTGAAGATAGATACTGAGCGAACGATAATTTTTGAGTATGGTATTCCTGGTTTCGAAAATCTTAAACAGTTTGTTTTACTGGAACCTGAAGATACTTATCCCATTATGTGGTTAGCATCGTTAGAAGATAAAAATGTAGCTTTTCCTGTTACTTTTCCTCAACTTATAAGAAACGATTATCAATTTACTCTTCCCCAAGATTTAACAGAATACTTGGAATTAGAGAAACCAGAAGATGCTATAATATTAAGTATCTTGACTATACCTGAAAAAGAAGATGAAATAACTATAAATTTAGCAGCCCCGATTATTGTTTCGCAAAAAAATCATAAAGGGGTACAATATTTAATTGAAAATGGAGAATACAAAATTAGACACCTTTTGAAGGAAGAATTGGAAAGAAGTAATGCTATACTATCTGTTCAAGAAGATGGTGAATAG
- a CDS encoding flagellar biosynthesis anti-sigma factor FlgM, giving the protein MDINNINPAGGNNLDKINQKKLDKDFFKRQIKSKSLENANKITGESKKYIELSNKIPEIRRELVSKLKESIENGSYNINVDQIVNKMFE; this is encoded by the coding sequence ATGGATATCAACAATATCAATCCTGCGGGTGGCAATAATTTAGATAAAATAAATCAAAAAAAGCTTGATAAGGATTTTTTCAAGAGACAGATAAAATCAAAAAGCCTAGAAAATGCTAATAAGATTACAGGAGAATCAAAGAAGTATATAGAACTATCAAATAAGATACCAGAAATTCGGCGAGAGCTTGTATCGAAACTGAAGGAATCTATTGAAAATGGTTCTTATAATATCAATGTGGATCAAATTGTAAATAAAATGTTTGAATGA
- the tgt gene encoding tRNA guanosine(34) transglycosylase Tgt, translated as MDDSPIKFELIHIDRYTGARRGRIITKHGTIETPVFMPVGTNATVKTLTNSLLNDINTEIILANAFHLYLRPGLEVLDHFQGLHNFMNWKKPILTDSGGFQVFSLPNTRLTDEKVIFKSPLDGSQIELTPEKSLDIQKVIGSDIAMVLDVCINSLSGYDAVKDSVQKTFNWALRSKRYHNNNGQALFGIVQGGLFEDLRKLSLSQITSLDFDGYALGGLAVGEKYQDSEKILKAFGNKLPENKPRYIMGIGSPTMMFLSVENGMDMFDCVLPTRMGRHGTALTWKGKLNLKSSQVKFDQKPIDEECDCYTCKNHSRGYIHHLFKKDEVLGKILLSIHNLRFNISLVAKMREAIENDDFKFLKEEFFKSSTYSLTN; from the coding sequence ATGGATGATTCGCCTATAAAATTTGAATTAATTCATATTGATAGATACACTGGGGCTAGGCGAGGACGGATTATCACAAAACACGGCACCATTGAAACACCGGTTTTTATGCCTGTGGGTACGAATGCAACCGTAAAAACTCTTACTAACTCGTTATTAAATGATATCAATACTGAGATAATATTAGCTAATGCTTTTCATCTTTATTTAAGACCGGGATTAGAGGTTCTTGATCATTTCCAAGGGCTTCATAACTTCATGAACTGGAAGAAGCCGATTTTGACGGATAGCGGAGGGTTTCAGGTATTTTCCTTACCTAACACTAGATTAACTGATGAAAAAGTAATTTTCAAATCTCCACTGGATGGTTCTCAAATAGAGTTAACACCAGAAAAATCCTTGGATATACAAAAAGTAATTGGCTCAGATATTGCAATGGTTTTAGATGTATGTATAAATTCCTTGTCTGGTTATGATGCTGTAAAAGATAGTGTGCAAAAAACTTTTAATTGGGCTTTAAGATCAAAACGATATCATAATAACAACGGACAGGCATTATTCGGTATAGTTCAAGGAGGGCTCTTTGAAGATTTGAGAAAACTCAGTTTATCCCAGATAACCTCTTTAGATTTCGATGGTTATGCGTTGGGTGGATTAGCCGTGGGAGAAAAATACCAAGATTCTGAAAAGATTTTAAAAGCTTTTGGCAATAAATTGCCCGAAAACAAACCGAGATACATAATGGGAATAGGTTCTCCCACAATGATGTTTCTATCTGTTGAAAACGGTATGGATATGTTCGATTGCGTCTTACCAACAAGAATGGGAAGGCACGGAACAGCACTAACGTGGAAAGGAAAACTTAACTTAAAATCCTCACAGGTTAAATTTGATCAAAAACCTATTGATGAAGAATGCGATTGTTACACATGTAAAAATCATTCACGTGGTTACATACACCATCTTTTTAAAAAAGATGAGGTACTTGGGAAAATCCTTTTAAGCATTCACAATTTACGATTCAACATATCTCTGGTAGCTAAAATGAGAGAAGCTATAGAAAATGACGATTTTAAATTTCTTAAAGAGGAATTTTTTAAAAGTTCTACATATTCTTTAACCAATTAA
- a CDS encoding cyclodeaminase/cyclohydrolase family protein: MYKNMSFAEILNEISSTDPAPAGGTVTALVGALASALGYMVANYTISKGDNGDYENTLEVALENLIDIKEKLIEYAEESSKYAERIENVKEGEDKDKSLTAAAIFSFNIAKTCYNILKNCFTIYKYGNPVLKPEAKITCYLAWAALNSAIISVEANLEKINNAEEKENLLNDTIEFKNEADSLLKELKEEIKN, encoded by the coding sequence ATGTATAAAAATATGAGTTTCGCGGAAATTTTAAATGAAATTTCATCCACAGATCCAGCTCCCGCTGGGGGAACCGTCACTGCTTTAGTAGGAGCTTTAGCATCTGCACTAGGTTATATGGTGGCAAATTATACGATCTCTAAAGGGGACAATGGGGATTATGAAAATACGCTAGAAGTAGCCTTAGAAAATCTTATAGATATCAAAGAAAAATTAATCGAATACGCTGAAGAATCTTCTAAATATGCAGAAAGAATCGAGAATGTCAAAGAGGGAGAAGATAAGGACAAATCTTTAACAGCTGCCGCTATATTTTCGTTCAACATAGCCAAAACATGTTATAATATCCTAAAAAATTGTTTTACCATATACAAATATGGCAACCCCGTATTAAAACCCGAAGCAAAAATTACTTGTTATTTAGCGTGGGCCGCATTGAATTCGGCTATTATTTCTGTTGAAGCTAATTTAGAAAAAATAAACAACGCAGAAGAAAAAGAAAACCTTTTAAATGATACAATAGAATTCAAAAATGAAGCAGATTCCTTGTTAAAAGAGTTGAAGGAGGAAATAAAAAATTAA
- the flgL gene encoding flagellar hook-associated protein FlgL yields the protein MRITENLLSSRTLNDIQDVLRKYSDLNSQLTSGKKVRYPSDNASVATRISNLDSRLREIERYKTNVETAQNYVNMYDTALQEVSSIYLRIKELAVRGANDTLSDDDRVAITEELNKINTQLVSIANTEISGNYVFGGAKNNQKVVEIDSEGNFKITVPPQANIRQKISIGGQDIEYGKTVYDVFVTDSGASIFGIVKRLSDAIESGDNTSIQNELGNIEEIQAKSLNNLAEVGATQRVLEMTSNRMEEFKSFSTEFLSNEADADIAQVVMELATQQNVLQSALKAASNIIPPTLADFL from the coding sequence ATGAGAATCACTGAAAATCTTTTAAGTAGTAGAACACTTAACGATATTCAAGATGTTTTAAGAAAATACAGTGATTTAAATTCTCAATTAACTTCAGGAAAAAAAGTTCGATACCCATCAGATAACGCGTCTGTGGCAACGAGAATTTCTAATTTAGATAGCCGATTGAGGGAAATTGAACGTTATAAAACTAATGTGGAAACAGCCCAAAATTATGTGAATATGTATGATACAGCATTACAGGAAGTGAGCTCAATATACCTTAGAATAAAAGAGCTTGCTGTTAGAGGGGCAAACGATACATTAAGTGACGATGATAGAGTCGCTATAACAGAAGAACTCAACAAGATAAATACACAACTAGTTTCTATAGCAAATACAGAAATTTCTGGAAACTATGTGTTTGGAGGAGCCAAAAACAATCAAAAAGTCGTGGAAATAGATAGCGAAGGTAATTTTAAAATAACAGTACCTCCACAAGCAAATATCAGGCAGAAGATTTCCATCGGAGGCCAAGATATAGAATACGGTAAAACGGTTTATGATGTTTTTGTAACTGATAGTGGTGCCTCAATTTTTGGTATAGTCAAAAGATTGTCAGATGCCATAGAATCAGGAGATAATACTTCAATTCAAAATGAGTTAGGAAATATTGAAGAAATACAAGCTAAATCGTTAAATAATCTGGCTGAAGTTGGAGCTACTCAACGAGTTTTAGAAATGACTTCAAATAGAATGGAAGAATTTAAGAGTTTTTCAACAGAATTTTTATCCAATGAAGCTGATGCTGATATCGCTCAAGTAGTAATGGAATTGGCAACTCAGCAAAATGTCTTACAATCTGCTTTAAAGGCTGCTAGTAATATTATTCCCCCAACCTTGGCGGATTTTCTATAA
- a CDS encoding carbon storage regulator, translating to MILSRKIGESIVIQVGNRKIKLVMVEQDNGSIKIGFEAPKDIKIYREEVYEEIVKQNKAALESNVNRLGKIKTSIPKLVKKDKKQNT from the coding sequence TTGATATTATCAAGAAAAATAGGTGAATCCATCGTAATACAAGTAGGAAATAGAAAAATAAAGCTTGTTATGGTTGAACAAGATAATGGAAGTATAAAAATCGGTTTTGAAGCCCCTAAGGATATCAAAATTTATCGTGAAGAAGTTTATGAAGAAATCGTAAAGCAAAATAAAGCCGCATTGGAGAGCAATGTTAACAGATTGGGAAAAATAAAAACCAGCATCCCAAAATTAGTAAAAAAAGATAAAAAACAAAATACTTAG
- the flgK gene encoding flagellar hook-associated protein FlgK, with protein MTLNGLLNTGLLGVYTNKVAMSVVAHNISNSNTQGFSRQSPVIVTTNPINLTTIGSGGAALSFGTGSTVSDIQRVRDEFLDLQFRETSSHLNYWENIYSNVHYIEQLFGEPGETGLRNMYDSYWASIEELKTDPSNEAAKTQVVSRAEELVNTMKDLNYRLEELKSDINSEIKLRIDEINGYLKRIADLNQKILTSSSISGSPNDLLDERDRLLDKLSELSDIRITSHSNGQISLSMGDKVVLNGSSYQEITSLTIAETNDEYYAYVGNNPLTFNDGKMSALFELRDEIIPSYQQQLDEFGLYLVDSTNLIYKEGWDSTGTITGANFFADISTKRGFEDSRFFRIAGNSDVFHPDTLKYTTSHRSFYENPLDPSSDYYLIDKFNKSYIYAVDANNEKPHQYIYDPKDPDPDNKPIKYDAANNAIYFYDTYYDEDSNFQNKLVVDIKGDFLREYGFPTKEIKAYKIDPDNVQPGNLEFEILGEDCNISFSDAGELVSNINSGSGGYLKAEEIDGFIYILPTTKIPDADLDTIVLNDVDGSLSQMEAQKVTLDALDTSQPTLNNLLSSNEIIEMSINGIKIEINPLKDTVYDLADKINATNTGVTASVTPHGSFVLRAGNLINFDLKNVTIKGPEKLFNALGFIEDDSNNIVTLISPDISPEQIDEKFSKAELLRIDKELGIVNQISVSSNLKENPSLLATDLGYYDTNYSPTGAGNISVWDEISKMYDNSVLDNGRIGFSNFLGNIVTDIGVKGETADKMRLNSEMLNSEISLEKERVMGVSIDEEMTNLVKYQQAFNASARVITAVNQMMETVINNLGVV; from the coding sequence ATGACTTTGAATGGCCTATTGAACACTGGTTTACTCGGAGTTTATACCAATAAAGTCGCGATGAGCGTTGTCGCCCATAATATCTCTAATTCTAATACCCAGGGTTTTTCCAGGCAAAGTCCTGTTATTGTAACTACTAATCCTATTAATTTAACAACGATAGGAAGTGGGGGAGCAGCTTTATCTTTTGGGACTGGTTCTACGGTAAGCGATATTCAACGAGTGAGGGACGAATTTTTAGATTTGCAATTTAGAGAAACTTCTTCTCATTTGAATTATTGGGAAAATATATATTCTAATGTGCATTACATTGAACAATTATTTGGTGAGCCCGGTGAAACCGGTTTAAGGAATATGTACGATTCTTACTGGGCGTCAATCGAGGAGTTGAAGACTGATCCATCAAACGAAGCCGCTAAAACTCAGGTCGTATCTCGAGCGGAAGAATTAGTAAACACCATGAAAGATCTTAATTATAGGTTAGAAGAATTAAAAAGTGATATAAACAGTGAAATAAAGCTCAGAATAGACGAAATAAACGGTTATTTAAAAAGGATTGCCGATTTAAATCAAAAGATATTAACATCGAGCTCAATAAGTGGTTCTCCTAACGATTTGCTTGATGAAAGGGATAGATTGTTGGATAAACTTTCAGAACTTTCCGATATAAGAATAACAAGTCATTCAAATGGTCAAATTTCTTTAAGTATGGGGGATAAAGTAGTTTTAAATGGAAGTAGTTATCAAGAGATAACATCCTTAACCATTGCCGAAACAAACGATGAATATTACGCCTATGTGGGCAACAATCCATTGACTTTTAACGATGGGAAAATGTCAGCCCTTTTTGAATTGAGGGATGAAATCATCCCTTCTTATCAACAACAACTCGATGAGTTTGGTTTGTATTTAGTTGATTCAACTAATCTTATTTATAAAGAGGGATGGGATTCAACAGGAACAATAACGGGAGCCAACTTTTTTGCCGATATAAGTACCAAAAGAGGTTTTGAAGATTCAAGATTTTTCAGGATAGCAGGAAATTCAGACGTATTTCATCCAGACACACTTAAATATACAACAAGTCATAGAAGTTTTTATGAAAATCCTTTAGATCCTTCTTCAGATTATTATTTAATTGACAAATTTAATAAATCCTATATTTACGCAGTGGATGCTAATAATGAAAAACCTCATCAATATATATATGATCCCAAAGATCCTGATCCTGATAACAAACCTATAAAATATGATGCAGCAAATAATGCTATTTATTTTTATGATACTTATTATGATGAAGATTCTAATTTTCAAAACAAATTAGTAGTTGATATAAAAGGAGATTTTCTCAGGGAATACGGTTTTCCTACTAAAGAAATTAAGGCATACAAAATAGATCCTGATAATGTACAACCTGGCAACCTTGAGTTTGAAATTTTAGGTGAGGATTGTAATATAAGTTTTTCTGATGCTGGTGAATTAGTATCAAATATAAACAGCGGTTCTGGAGGTTATTTGAAAGCAGAAGAAATTGATGGATTTATATACATACTCCCCACGACTAAAATTCCAGATGCAGACTTGGATACCATTGTTTTAAACGACGTAGACGGTTCTCTTTCACAGATGGAAGCACAAAAAGTTACATTGGATGCCTTAGATACTTCACAACCCACTTTGAATAATTTATTAAGTTCAAATGAAATAATAGAAATGAGTATAAATGGAATAAAAATAGAGATTAATCCTCTTAAAGACACTGTTTATGACTTAGCTGACAAAATTAATGCCACAAACACGGGGGTTACTGCTTCTGTTACTCCGCATGGTTCATTTGTGTTGAGGGCCGGAAATTTAATTAATTTTGACTTAAAGAACGTTACTATTAAAGGCCCTGAAAAATTATTCAATGCTTTAGGATTTATCGAAGATGATTCTAACAATATCGTTACACTGATTTCTCCAGATATAAGCCCTGAACAAATAGATGAAAAGTTTTCTAAGGCGGAACTTTTAAGAATTGATAAAGAGTTAGGAATAGTCAATCAAATTTCTGTATCGTCTAACTTAAAAGAGAATCCATCTTTACTTGCAACTGATTTGGGTTATTATGATACTAATTATTCTCCAACCGGTGCAGGAAACATTAGTGTATGGGATGAAATATCCAAGATGTATGATAATTCGGTATTAGATAATGGGAGGATTGGTTTTTCGAACTTTTTGGGAAATATTGTTACAGATATAGGAGTTAAGGGTGAAACGGCTGATAAAATGAGGCTAAACAGTGAGATGTTGAATAGTGAAATCAGCCTTGAAAAAGAAAGAGTGATGGGTGTTTCTATCGACGAGGAGATGACGAACCTTGTGAAATATCAGCAGGCTTTTAATGCTTCTGCAAGGGTTATCACAGCGGTCAATCAAATGATGGAGACGGTTATTAACAACTTGGGTGTTGTATAA
- a CDS encoding peroxiredoxin translates to MEERIPLIGEKFPEMKVLTTDGAKELPKDYKGKWLVLFSHPGDFTPVCTTEFVEFAKKHEDFKKINTELLGLSVDAVHSHIKWMEWIKDNLGVEITFPIIADTMGRVASRLGMVDPEKGSATVRAVFILDPEGTIRLIMYYPSEVGRYIDEIYRAVRALQLSDKNKVVTPANWPDNSILGSKVIIPPASTYAEAMKRKTSDEEGYDWWLKVKEVKE, encoded by the coding sequence ATGGAAGAAAGGATTCCTTTAATTGGAGAAAAGTTTCCTGAAATGAAAGTATTAACAACGGACGGTGCAAAAGAACTACCAAAAGATTACAAAGGAAAATGGTTGGTGCTTTTCAGCCACCCAGGGGATTTTACACCCGTTTGTACAACAGAATTTGTTGAATTTGCAAAAAAGCATGAAGATTTCAAAAAGATCAACACCGAACTTTTAGGGCTTTCTGTCGATGCCGTTCATTCACATATCAAATGGATGGAGTGGATCAAAGATAACCTTGGTGTAGAAATCACTTTCCCTATAATAGCTGATACAATGGGAAGAGTAGCCTCAAGATTGGGAATGGTAGACCCGGAAAAAGGTTCGGCAACTGTTAGGGCAGTTTTCATTTTAGATCCTGAAGGAACTATTAGACTGATCATGTACTATCCTTCTGAAGTAGGAAGATACATCGATGAAATATACAGAGCGGTAAGAGCTTTACAATTGTCAGACAAAAACAAGGTAGTAACCCCAGCCAATTGGCCTGATAACTCAATACTTGGAAGTAAGGTAATAATTCCACCAGCATCAACTTATGCTGAAGCAATGAAGAGGAAAACATCCGACGAAGAAGGATACGATTGGTGGTTAAAGGTTAAGGAAGTTAAAGAATAA
- a CDS encoding M24 family metallopeptidase — protein sequence MRRDRIEKLLNKMAKNNIYQAIISSPASLYYFLNEWFEPGERLLVLFVNTSGEVKLLVNELFPVNTVEEENLIKYSDSEDPIKMLSSIIEKDKSLGIDGSWEAGFLLSLMEITKDLSLKPLSPIISELRMVKDVDEIVLMKSSSLLNDTAMEKVIDIVSEMLPEKYLAKAIKNIFEKEGADGVSFEPIVGYGQNTSNPHHIPTNAKLKDGDVVLIDMGCIKNYYCSDMTRTVFFGKPIETMKNIYQIVLEANLEAIEKVKPGLKACEIDATARNYIESKGYGKYFTHRTGHGVGIEIHEKPYISSNSEEILTPGMIFSIEPGIYLPGVGGVRIEDLVLVTDNGCEVLNKYPKDFLVI from the coding sequence TTGCGTAGAGATAGGATAGAAAAGCTTCTCAATAAAATGGCAAAAAATAATATTTATCAAGCAATAATATCCTCACCAGCTTCTCTTTACTATTTTTTGAATGAGTGGTTTGAACCTGGAGAAAGGTTGTTGGTATTATTCGTAAATACTTCTGGCGAAGTTAAATTGCTAGTTAACGAATTGTTCCCGGTAAATACCGTTGAAGAAGAAAATTTGATCAAATATTCTGATTCTGAAGATCCCATTAAGATGTTATCTTCTATTATTGAAAAAGATAAATCCCTTGGCATAGATGGAAGTTGGGAAGCAGGTTTTCTTTTAAGTTTAATGGAAATTACTAAAGATTTATCTTTAAAACCGCTCTCTCCAATAATTAGTGAATTAAGGATGGTAAAGGATGTTGATGAAATAGTATTAATGAAGTCCTCTTCCTTATTAAATGACACAGCTATGGAAAAGGTTATAGACATAGTATCGGAGATGCTTCCAGAAAAATACTTAGCCAAAGCCATCAAAAATATCTTCGAAAAAGAAGGAGCCGATGGTGTTTCGTTTGAACCTATAGTAGGATACGGTCAGAATACTTCTAACCCTCATCATATACCCACCAATGCAAAGTTAAAAGATGGGGATGTTGTCTTGATAGACATGGGTTGCATAAAAAATTATTATTGTTCAGATATGACAAGAACAGTCTTCTTTGGCAAACCTATAGAAACCATGAAAAACATTTATCAAATCGTATTAGAAGCTAATTTAGAAGCTATTGAAAAAGTTAAGCCCGGTCTTAAAGCTTGTGAAATTGATGCTACCGCACGTAATTATATAGAAAGCAAAGGCTATGGAAAGTACTTCACTCATCGAACAGGGCATGGTGTAGGGATAGAGATTCATGAAAAACCTTACATATCTTCAAATAGCGAAGAAATTCTAACACCTGGCATGATCTTTTCAATAGAGCCGGGAATTTATTTACCTGGTGTCGGCGGGGTAAGAATAGAAGACCTGGTTTTGGTGACTGATAATGGTTGTGAAGTATTAAACAAGTATCCAAAAGACTTTTTGGTAATTTAA
- a CDS encoding LVIVD repeat-containing protein, whose amino-acid sequence MRKISKNYAVLGFLIVLILIMFSIVIFYIRIAKEKSVQGTTTQVKDVTTPIVQKQIPISVVGVKYGVIIGGYEGFYVFDVEEKESIASVTTGSYVNDAQIYGDYLYLVDREGLKIYDFSDPQEVALLNSYSTFGDSLSVTTNGELLFVADGENGLISFDLKDKVYIRLKEHIRLPGMVTQVEMFEKYLFVIGPGLGMKIYQINEDQTVEEINYYDQLISPRMISLNNDFFVVNDDLLGILIFKMEDLITAKNYDVKPLYIWDEDAFSIQLVDESLYFSTNNGVYKRNLESLETQEIITGQFSRPNILITEGYIYLTNNEDGLYIYDLNTKKLLKYINKVDSIDDFVVLESGVLIDEGGKIVYLDKQKEKLWEKIYTGNLIKGEKGFYELNENVVNFYNATNTITKSFPENIVGIKETQEGVFVIAEESIYSFFDGIKVFVGKAQDIEVIDNIAYIAEEDKIIEFNFLTGKSNFKFYSKDYINQIHSTSDGFIFLTEKGVFRADFNFNIIDYFSFDYSPDIIMMNDKYIFYSVGSQLTIVDMSNFDLNRMINLDLPILSMDCKDGYLYISYSSKGITRFNITDKLQLVDEEVVVNIFTAKNMVF is encoded by the coding sequence GTGCGCAAAATTAGTAAGAATTATGCTGTTTTAGGCTTTTTAATCGTTTTAATTTTGATAATGTTTTCAATTGTAATATTTTACATCCGAATTGCAAAAGAAAAATCCGTTCAGGGAACAACTACTCAAGTAAAAGATGTTACTACTCCCATTGTTCAAAAGCAGATTCCTATCTCAGTAGTAGGTGTCAAATACGGAGTAATAATAGGAGGTTACGAAGGATTTTATGTTTTCGATGTTGAAGAGAAAGAATCAATTGCTTCAGTAACAACTGGTAGTTATGTTAACGATGCTCAAATTTATGGAGATTATCTTTATCTTGTTGACAGAGAGGGATTGAAAATTTATGATTTTTCAGATCCGCAAGAAGTAGCTCTGTTGAATTCTTACTCCACATTCGGTGATTCACTATCCGTTACAACGAATGGAGAATTATTATTTGTTGCAGATGGCGAAAACGGATTGATAAGCTTCGATTTGAAGGATAAAGTGTATATAAGATTGAAGGAACATATTCGTTTACCGGGTATGGTAACCCAAGTTGAAATGTTTGAAAAGTATCTATTTGTAATTGGTCCGGGTTTAGGGATGAAAATTTATCAAATCAATGAAGATCAAACCGTTGAAGAGATTAATTATTATGATCAGTTGATATCCCCTAGAATGATTAGTTTGAATAACGATTTTTTTGTGGTGAACGATGATTTATTGGGTATACTGATATTTAAAATGGAAGACTTGATCACGGCAAAAAATTATGATGTGAAACCATTGTATATATGGGATGAGGATGCTTTTTCCATACAGTTAGTGGATGAATCCCTTTACTTTTCCACTAATAACGGAGTATATAAAAGAAATTTGGAATCATTAGAAACTCAAGAAATTATTACGGGACAATTTTCTAGACCAAATATTTTGATAACAGAGGGGTATATATACTTAACGAATAACGAAGATGGACTGTATATTTATGACCTAAATACTAAAAAATTACTTAAGTATATTAATAAAGTTGACTCAATTGATGATTTTGTTGTATTAGAATCAGGAGTGTTAATTGACGAGGGAGGAAAGATAGTTTATCTAGATAAACAAAAAGAAAAGTTATGGGAGAAAATATATACTGGAAATTTGATAAAAGGGGAGAAGGGCTTTTACGAACTCAATGAAAATGTAGTCAATTTTTATAACGCAACGAATACAATTACCAAAAGTTTTCCTGAAAACATCGTAGGTATAAAAGAAACACAAGAAGGGGTATTCGTTATTGCCGAAGAGAGTATATATTCTTTCTTTGATGGAATAAAGGTATTTGTGGGAAAGGCACAAGATATAGAAGTTATTGATAACATTGCGTATATAGCTGAGGAAGATAAGATAATAGAGTTTAACTTTTTAACTGGAAAGAGTAATTTTAAATTTTATTCCAAAGATTATATTAACCAAATACATTCTACTTCTGATGGATTTATCTTTTTAACGGAAAAAGGAGTTTTTCGGGCAGACTTCAATTTTAACATTATCGATTATTTTAGCTTTGATTATTCGCCTGATATAATTATGATGAACGATAAATATATATTTTATTCTGTAGGCTCTCAACTGACGATCGTTGATATGTCAAATTTTGATTTAAATAGGATGATTAATTTAGATCTTCCAATTTTAAGTATGGATTGTAAAGATGGATATCTATATATTTCTTACTCTTCAAAGGGAATAACGAGATTTAATATCACAGATAAACTTCAACTAGTTGATGAAGAAGTCGTTGTAAATATTTTCACCGCTAAAAATATGGTTTTTTGA
- a CDS encoding chemotaxis protein CheW, which produces MPSELKIVTFNIGKERFGLDIMNVDAVIEYEETTKLPNASDYFEGVINYRNEEVLPIINLRRKFKMPDFEDKSHAKVIVLKIDQRRVGIMVDDVKNVRSIDPDLINEKPNIGGMRGADFISGIARLEDGMLVILDIDKLITEEEKIAIDEVINN; this is translated from the coding sequence ATGCCATCTGAGTTAAAAATAGTCACCTTTAACATTGGTAAAGAAAGATTTGGTCTAGATATTATGAATGTGGATGCAGTAATTGAATATGAAGAGACCACTAAATTACCAAATGCCTCTGACTATTTCGAAGGAGTAATAAATTATCGCAACGAAGAAGTTTTACCTATCATCAATCTGAGAAGAAAATTTAAAATGCCCGACTTTGAAGACAAATCTCACGCCAAAGTTATAGTTTTAAAAATTGATCAAAGAAGGGTTGGAATAATGGTTGACGATGTAAAAAACGTCAGAAGTATCGATCCTGATTTAATAAACGAAAAACCCAATATAGGTGGCATGCGTGGAGCTGATTTTATAAGCGGAATAGCGCGTTTAGAAGATGGTATGTTAGTAATACTAGATATCGATAAACTGATAACCGAAGAAGAAAAGATTGCTATAGACGAAGTTATAAACAATTAA
- a CDS encoding cupin domain-containing protein, which produces MDQKRAIIGKAKEVKPLIINNETAKDVEKRILIGKSNYGAPNFVMRLFTVKPGGYSPRHSHRWEHEIFIVKGKAEVYDGEKYNSVEAGSFIYVPGGIEHQLKNAGDEELEFICVIPTSADEE; this is translated from the coding sequence ATGGACCAAAAAAGAGCAATAATAGGTAAAGCAAAGGAAGTTAAACCTTTAATAATAAATAATGAAACGGCTAAAGACGTTGAAAAAAGAATATTAATAGGGAAGAGTAATTATGGAGCGCCTAATTTTGTTATGAGGTTGTTCACCGTTAAACCAGGTGGGTATTCTCCTAGGCATTCTCATAGATGGGAACATGAAATATTTATAGTTAAAGGTAAGGCAGAAGTTTATGATGGAGAAAAATACAATTCAGTTGAAGCTGGAAGTTTTATTTACGTTCCTGGAGGTATAGAACACCAATTGAAGAACGCAGGGGATGAAGAGTTAGAATTTATTTGTGTTATTCCAACCTCTGCAGATGAAGAGTAA